The cyanobiont of Ornithocercus magnificus genome contains the following window.
AGAAGTTGCTCACACTCTATACCCAGTTGCTGTCTGTTAGACTAGTTGTTCTAACAAAGAATACCGCCTCTTCTAGAATAGAAGAGGCGGCCTAGCTTATTCGCCTATGTATTTCTTCAGACCAGATCTCTATCAGTAAGGCCAGTCACGACAATACTTAAGAATAGGAGAGCTGAAAGGAAATGGGTTAGACGAAGGGTTTACTAATAACTAGGATTACTAGCTTTGGCGTAGCTTGCACAAACACTACTAGATTCTAGGCTAGTGCAAGCGAGGTGTTGATTCGCATGGCGTACCTTATCGATGCCTACAAAAGAACAATCCTCGCTACAAAGGTGAGTTATTGAAGCAGAGACCAGAAGGTTCTGGATGCTTCTGCGGTTTGCTCAGGTGGAGTATCAGCCATCATTTAGGAGGCACCTCCGGATCTCAATACAGTCACCTTGCACACAGACGAAAAACTTGCCAATCGGTCTTAATGCGCATTTTTCTCTCGACAGCAAAAAGCCGGTGATGGAATTAGCAGTTAGTTAAAATTACTTCTCCAGAAGCAGCCTGTCGAGGCTAGACTTAGAATCCTGGTATGACCTTCAGGGTTGTAGCTATGAACTTGTAGAGACAGCTACCGTAGAAATGCCTGGTGGCAAGAGATTTCTGTGCTACTAGCAGATTTACCCATCCCGGCTCTAAAGATGAATGGAATAGTCTAAAGCAATCAGACAAGATCAACAAAAATACTATAATATCATAGCTTGGTAGCTTTTTCAGAGTCTTGTCTGATTTACGCTATCAGCTGGTCAATGTCATTCGTAAAAGCGGAGGTAGACAGATTAGCAACGGGTGTGCTTCCTAAAAGGCAGCGGTAATCTACTACATGCAGAACAATAGCTCGATGTGTAGATGCTGCTACTAACACTAGGTACATACTACTTTCTACTAAGGATTGCAGTTGCCAGGTAAGTATGAACTTGACTTGCTTACCTCTTAGGCTAAGTTGAAATACAGAGACTTATTCGCTATTGGAAGACTTGTAGGCATTAATAGGTGCGAAAGACATACCAGAAGTATTTATATATCTGGCTTCAGGTACTCAGCAGCCAGATAAACACATGGGCCTTCAGAAGGCTCTATGCACATAAATATATTAGGTTACCCCTGCTTAGTTTACGGCATCCTCTTGCTGAGATTTTTTGCTTGTGCTACACGTAGTCTCATCATGTTTAGTCTGTAGATAGCTTGTGCCAACAATGCAGGAAATTTGATGGGAATTCAATCAACGACTGAAATTTAGATAGCAAGGCCAAAGCAGCTCGGGAGACTGCTGCCCTCAAAAGTTGACGAAGATTTTAACTTCTTTGTAAGTGAACCTCGTTTAGCTAGCAGAGCTGAAGTATTTAGGAGAACAATAGCCACCTGCACATATAATAGTCTCTAAGAGATGAGCAACCTCTATTTCAGAGATTGCAAGACTGGTGAGCTTCAAAGAAGACATTAGCCCTTAACATCTAGCTTGCATTTTATCTAATAGTGATGGCTCCCAGATAAGACTGCTTAGAGGCAACACACATACATTAACTAACTAAAATTCTATTGCTACTTTCACTTTACTCACTAACATGTGCATCATGTATACAGTTACCTGTCAGCTTGTGCGCAATCGCTAGGGTGCACTTTCGCAAAACTGTCTGTGATTAGGAATCTCTGGATAATTTGGGGATTAGTTTTGGGCAACTCTCATAGAGCTTGAGAAAGTCTTAAGAGATGCAGTAAACTAGGAGCGCTCTGCAATAAGCTCTCGAAATTCAATCCCTTTTTCTGAAGCCTTGGAATATTTTCAACCAGTATCTGAACACTTGAAGTTGCTTCACCCCTAGTTTCTCGGCTTGTGCGATTAGAGTTTGGAGAGCTTTTCAACAGCCTCTTAACAAAGCATTGCCCTTTGGTAGTGACCTGCACAGCCTGTGAGGGCGTGATGATGTCACAGGCATGGCTTCTGCATCACCCCTGGGTGTCGCCGGTCCCTTGGCAACTTCTCCTGCGGATAACTGGCTAGCTTTTCTGCAGACCCAGGTTTTGCCGATTGTAATTAATCTGGTTGGAGCCCTAGCAATTCTTTTAGTGGGTTGGCTAGTGGCAGGCATAGTCGCCAGTACCTCCCGTCGACTGCTGCGACGCACTCGACTTGACCGCCTAGTAAGCAGCGGTCCTGACAAGCCTGCTAATGGCTTCTCCCTAGAGAATTGGGCTGCCACTTTAATCTTCTGGGTAATTCTGATATTGGCATTAGTGGCGGCACTCAATGTGCTTGACTTAGCAACAGTCTCTGAACCACTTAATCAATTCCTTAACCAGATTTTTGCTTTTCTACCACAGTTGGGAGCCGCAGCTATACTAGCAGCGATAGGTTGGCTGGTGGCTAGTCTTGGTAGTTCTACGGTGCGTCGCAGTAACCAGCTCCTGCGCTTTGAGGAACGTTTCATCGATAATGAAAGTGGTGGTAAAAACTTACTGTTGAGTGAAACTCTGGCTAGTCTTCTCTACTGGCTGGTACTATTGTTCTTCCTGCCACTGGTACTTAATACCCTTAATCTAGGTAACCAATTAGCACCAGTGGCTAACTTGCTCAATGACCTCCTAGCAGCCTTGCCACGGCTTATCAAAGCTTCTGCTATCGCTGCTGTGGGCTGGTTTATTGCTCGCACTGTGAGTCGGCTGTCTGGCCAGCTACTAGTTTCTGCCGGAAGTGATCAGTTGGGTGAAAAGTTTGGTCTTAAAGCTGAGAAAGGTCAGGGTCTGTCTTGGTTACTAGCCACGATCATCTATGTGTTAGTCCTAATTCCAACAACTACTGCAGCCCTAGAAGCTCTAGCGATTCCAGCTATTTCCCAACCTGCTACAGCTATGCTCAACCGTGTGCTGAGCAGTCTGCCTCAGATATTTACCTCCATGGTAATTCTTCTGGCGTCTGTAGCTATTGGACGCTTAGTAGGTCAACTGGTAACTAAGATTTTGCAAGGGCTTGGTTTTGATCATCTGTTTGTCTGGCTAGGTCTTGAAACCCAGAGTAAAGATAATGGTGTCAAGGCACTTGGTAACTCAATTCACCGCCGTCCTTCTGAACTAGTAGGTCTAGTCGCGACAGCAGGTATCCTGTTGTTTGCCTTGGTGGCTGCTACTGATGTACTAAACCTTACAGCACTTACAACAGTGGTAGCCAGTCTGCTAACTCTGTTTGGCCGAGTAGTTGCTGGATTAGTGATCTTTGGCGTAGGGCTTTACTTAGCTAACCTAACTGCTGGACTACTGCGTAGCTCTAATGACCAGCAAGGAATTCTTTTAGGTCAAACATCTCGCGTGACGATTATAGCCTTCAGCAGTGCTATGGCACTACAACAGATGGGCATAGCACCAAGTATTGTTAACTTGGCCTTTGGATTACTCCTGGGTAGTATAGCTGCTGCTGCAGCGCTGGCCTTCGGTCTAGGCGGTCGCGATGTGGCAGCTGAGCAATGGCGTACCTGGGTAGACAGCTTTCGGCAGCACCGCTGAACCAACCCAGCTTAAGATACTGTACGTCTAACTACTACATTCCACTAATATCAGCCTAGATAATTAGTTACTAGTGACACCAGCTAATCATTCCTGTAGGTCAAGTTTAGAGTTTTTCCAGTAACCAAGACTCTATGAATAATTCCTGACTACTATATGCTCTCTGCTATTTATCATACTGGCAGAAAACATATGGTAGGTTAGCCTATAAACCTTATGCTTAGTAGTTGCTACTCCACATCCTTTAGAATGTTTGTTTTGGCAGGTAGTAGCACTACGCTAACTTTTGTTGGACTGGAAATATGGTACATTTATAGATGACTTTCCTGCCACCTCTTTCTTTTAAGCTAATAGCCTAGCAAAGCTTAGTTAACTTTAGGGATTGTGGGCTAAGTAGCCTAGATGAATCAAGCGAATAGTGCTGTTACCTCTAGGAAAAGCCTAATCTCCCCAAACATTAAATATTGGTTTTGGAAAGGTGTTGGATGGCATCCGAGATTCTGAACCATATTTCAGAAAGATATCTTATATGGTCTTTTAAATAGTTGGTTGCATCTAGAGCAATCCTGGTATGCAAGATGGATTGACTACAAGCCTTTTCTAAGTGCTTGTATAACTGCTGAGTTGTCTTTTACCTAAAACCTCTTATCAGTCAACCACAAGATACTTAAATCCTGAGACCCAAACCTCCTTAACTTCTCTTCCATATTTATCGATTCCTACCAACTTTTCAGGCCGCTCTACAAATCGTGGCTTTTGGACCAATGGTAATGCTGCCTCAGAGCTCTCAGCAGCTTTCCACTGAGCTTGTGGATGGGTTGAACCTGTCGGTACCCCAAGCTGGTCTGTAAGGGGTTTAGAGGACTGCTTTAGCCACGACCACATTCTTTCCAGCCTACGCCTTTCTTGGTATCGGCTGGTTCCTGGCTGACTAGTCCTTATTCCCTTCTCCTCTGTCTTTTCCTTGTCCTGTCCCTCTTTTGCCTCGCTAAGAGTAAGAGTTTTTTTGATTGGAGTATTTAGATATTGTTGTGACACATGTGTCACCTTGATTTGTCCTGTTTTGTCACTTCGACACGTTGCCCCTTTCATGGCTTTGGGCAGTGGCTTCTTACGCCTTGAGAAGCGCCGTGCAGAAGCAGCAGCAATGATGGCTTCTGCCTCCTTGGTGAGTGTGTACCAGTAATCGCGCCGGTAGCGGTGCTTGAGGCGCTGTTCACGGCGAATCAGCTTCGCTTCTTCCAGTTCCTTGAGTGCCCGATAAATCTTCCTGGTATTCACCTCGAGGTGGAACTCATGAGCTAACTGATCAGTAATTTCACTTACTGGAAGTCGTGTCCAGGCTGTGCCTTGCTCGTCGATTAGGCCACCTTTGCCGCAGCGTACAACGCTGACCCAGTTACGGATGATGCCGAGACAGAGGCTAGAGAGAGGATTGCTAAGGCGTGCCATTTGGAAATGTGCTTGACATCCGCCTGAATTTTCCGATGATAAGCGTTGCCATTTGGTGGGTTTGCTTAGTCCCCAGAGATGGGGCGGCGGGAAATCCAACAGCCCAATCTCTCAGCGGAGCGGTTTCCTGCTGGGAGATTTTTAGCTATTAGGCGGTTTTGGACTTCTATATGTTATTCTTATTTGTTCGAAGTAGTTTCTAAGCGATAAAGACCCTCAAGCTATCTTTAACGGAACTCATTTTGGTATGATTGCCTGTTTTTTAACATCACATCTTCAAGTGTAATGGCCGACCTGAGGCAAGTTTATAGGTTCTAGAAAGGGATCTCAAGCACTAACTGCTTAATTTAAGTTCTGTTTATAGTGTACAGGATTGACTTACCTCACTGCAATACTCTAACTGTATTGTTTTTATCACTTATTCTAGCTAAGGATACTCTAATCATCAAGCATCAATGAATCCTTGGACTCTACTGTTCAGTACTTTTCTATTTTGCCTCATTTATGGTGCTGCCTATGGTGCTGCCTTAAATCGAAAGAATGATACAATCATCTTTTTGAACAGGGACTCAGTACTAATTGCCATTGCATTTTCACTGATCCTATTCATTTTAAACAGGCCATTCGGGTAATTGATGTAGATATATAGACCCGCAAAAGACGCTACTGGCTCAACAGTTTTTCTGGTAGGCTAATGTTTATAACTTGTATGAGGATCAAGAAGATGATGAGCATGAAAGCCTTAAAGCTTAAAGTAAGTTAAAATTTGTAAACCCTTACCAGTTGTCACTCTTCAATCTGTTGCAACGGCTTGGTATTTGGCAGCAATCGTCTGCTGTTACTTAAGGTAAGTACTGCAAGAGACAAGCACACAAACAGGCCTATCCAAAACTGCTCGGCTGTAGGCGTGCATACAACTCTCTGCACGAAACTTGTCTGTAGCTAAGCAAAACGCTGTCCCGATTGCTAAATGCTTAAATGGTAGGTGTTGTGAGGTTGGTAATAGGGACAGCGTTTTGGCCAGCATTCTAAAATACAGATAGTGAGAGAATGAATAACATAGCTTAGACTATAAGTATAAGCAGGCGCTGGTCAAGCGCTATCGGAGTTGATTACTCAAGTATCCGCCAGCAGGTTAGTGCAGCGATCAATTCGCAAAGCATCTATGGCTGCATACTTTTGGAGACACTAGTAGTAGCGTAAGATAAGAGACAAGCTGCAAGTATAACACTTGCACAGTTTTAAAAGAGTGATGGGAATTAGGGAGACTAAATTTCAGGACATGCTTTCGGTGAGTTCTTCTCGATTTTTTATCAAAACATCGATGATCAAAGGCTGTCTGCCCTATGTGTGTTAGTACTTGGTCTACCAAGCTGGGAAAATTATAAAGAATATCACCTGGTAGACCAGGACGCTGAAGAACTTTTGTCAATGCGCATAGATAGCTTTCATTAAACCAATATGGTGCAGAGAAGTTGCAGCAGTGATCATCTCAATATCTTTGTCAGTTCCTGCAACTGCCAGATATGACATGAGTGCGACATCGCTTGGCAGCTACACTGGACTACTATCCAAAGTATTCTCGCTGGGGCTAGTTGCTTAGCTATCGTATCTTTTACTCACTGTTTTTTGCGGCAATCTCCGCACTTAACTTGCATTCTCTCTACCATAGCATGTTGTATCGTTTTTAGAGGGTCGCTAGTTCTCATAGCTATATTATGTTGGGCGAGTGTTCGCTGCCACTTTAAAAACTGCATAGGTTGCTGGCCTTCGTAGGCTCTTTGGCACAAAAGTGTGATAAAAATGCATTTAACACAAACCCCGTTGCACAACAAAGAGCCCCCCAGCAGATGGTAACTACTGAGAGGCCGGCGTTGAGTTAATCCCCACAACTGGCAACAACCCTGTTACAGGCCGTTTGTTGAACAGATTGAGGATCAAGTCTTACCCAAGACGAAATCTATCTTAAGGGATTCAAACGGGATGTCAAGCACATCTCCTAAATGGCACCTCTCAACAACCCTCTTTCCAGTCTCTGTCTCGGCATCATCCGCAACTGGGTGACCGTTGTCCGCAAGGGTAAGGGTGGAAGAATCGATGAACAAGGCAGGCCATGGACCCGTTTGCCAGCTTGGCAGATCAACGAGCAATTGGCTCGTGAGTTTCAGCTTGAGGTCAGCACCAGAAGAATCTATCGAGCCCTTGACAAACTTGTGGCGGCAAACCTGATATGTCGCAAGCAAAATCCTAGCTGCAAAAGGGATTACTGGTACACCCTAATTACTGAAAGTCATACAGCCAAAGCTGATACTCCTATTCACCTTGTCAAGCATCAGCAATCTAAGCACCGACGTCCAGAGGCTCGAGTGAAGAGTTGTCCAGGGACTTCGCAGTCTTTCTCAAGACCAGATCGCCGGCCATGTGTGTCAGTACCAAGTGACACTGATGAACACATGCAATTGACGCAGGTGTCGAATCCTATTCTAAATACTCAAGTATCTACTTCTCTTTTCTCTATATCCCCTGTGCTGGCTTCAGTGGAAACACCCAAGGATGTAGGAGAATCGGAGGAGAAGACAAGCTATAGAGAAGAGATGGAGGAAGAGAAAACAAAGCAGACAGTGGCAGAGCACTTGTCCGACCACCAAATTCTTGTTGAGATACCCTCTCCTAGAACACGCACTGAGCTAGACAAAGAAGTCCAACGCGAGCGGAACAGGGCTGAGGAAGCAAGACGAGAGCAGCGGAGAAAGCAGACTGAGGAAGAGGCAGATAGGCGAAAAGGAACACCCACCTCAGTCATTGGTGCTGAACAGTGGATTGCTGAGAAAGTGAAGCGCATGGTTAGCAGGAGCAGCCAACTTCCGAATCCTTCAGGACGAGGCATGAGTACATGCCACCACCTAGAACCACCGCTAAGGCACCCTGAAGCCCCTAGGATTGCCCGCCAAGCCTGCCCAGCTACATATTCCCATGCAAGCCATGAACAACAGCCTTCTAAGGGCTTTGAAGCTGACTTACCGACGCTTTCCAAGCCCCGATTCGTAGAGAGGCCTGAAAAACTATTGGGAGTCGACAAATTTGGTAGAGAAATCAAAGAAGTCTGGGTCTCAGGCTTTCGACACCTAGTCGTCGACTAGCCTTACCAAAGCAATGAAAAGCTTTTCTAAAGGCCCTTGGCTTACTTCTATTGCCTTTTTGACAAAGGCTGATCTCGGGATTTTCAGAAACCCTCAAAGCTCCTTGGGAGATGATTTAGGCTAGGCCTAGTATGAGTAGAAGTTAGGCTCTATCTAACCGGAAGCTCTAGTAGGCAGAAGATTCACCAGAGTAAACTGCTTGACAAAATCTCTAAGTGTGTTGACTTTGTCCACGTCTGCTCATTTATGATGCCCTAGCTAAAAACTCAGAAATTCGATGATATACCTAACTACAACCTCAAGACGACTAGAAAGGTCTGGAAAACCAGCTTAAACAGAGATAGAGATACTATCTTGGCCTACTCCAGAGATATGACTGGGCCACTTTATAAGGTTGGCGACTAATGGTCTGAGTGCCCAAATTAGTGCCTAGCCATAATATAATATTTGTACACAGTGCTCAGATGAATTCAACTGTTAAACATGCTCGTACAACGAGCCTAACTTATCCTAACTAGGAAACAGCTGTAGACAGTTACAGTAGAGCATCAGTTATAAACATGATGGTTCAAGATTTTGCAGTAGTTACAAGACAGGATGACTTCTACTTCAGGAAAAGCTAGAAAAGCAGACTGCAAAAAGTTGTAGCTTTACGGATAGGCTATAAAGATGCAGTAAAAATTTCTGCACCTGAGTATGTGACACACTCAAGCAGTACAGTGTCTAAACTTCAAGACATCTGTAACTAGGCATAGTCAACTTCAGCCGGCCCAGTTGGTGCAAGCGCAAGGTCCTATACGCAGAGTGCAAGATCTGAGTAGGTTACGCCAGTGTTCAGATCTATAACCTAGACAGAAAAGATCCTCATAATATTGCTAAAATTATGAGGATCGAGCAGAACTTATTAAGTATTTATGATACCTGATGCAGGTACTACTAATATTGAGGAGGTCTTTTGCTTATGATGAAGTCGATCTACAACAGTCACCCGACCTTTGTTCACGGACATGGAATATGTGAGCTAGTTGCTATCTCAAGTCATGAGCTTACTTTGGGAGATGACAGCTTGTCATCAGTTTCGGGAGATATTTTAGCTGAGGGTTTTGGCTTATCCACTTTTCCTGTGTCTAAAGCTTTAACTCCAAATGTCTGGTACAAAAGGTAGATAGAACCTGGTAGTACCGGGACCGACGTAATTCCACCAACTGCGATTTTGAATTGCGAGAGCGCCAATATCAGACTCTAGCATAAATCGATTGTAGATGCTTAGAATTCAAACATTAGGTCAGTGTAAATTCTTACCCTTGGAGATAAAATTTTTGATGCAAACTACGCAATCAGGTTTTATATACTTCTTAGGCTAAATATTGCCATAGGCTATGCTGATAGCAATATCTAAGCTTGCTTTGTGTCACTTATGGAATTAGTAAAGTATAAAGCTGTAGGTTAATGTCCTACTGACCTATAATGTTTATAACATCCACTGTTTTAAGCAGCTAGTAATCGAGACATTGTCTTACCCACTTGTGAGCAGGAATTTATGAATTTATAGGTATACTTGTACCCTTTTGAGGGCGTATCCTTGTTAGTGTAGCAAACAGCCAAGGTGTTTAGAGCTTGAGAGTTCAATTAACGGAACGCTTCTTACAATCCTGTTCCCAGAAGGTTAGGCACTAGACAAGTTGACTGTGTCAATCCCAGCGTCGATATTAGACTGTCCGTTGCCGCTGTGGCAAAACTGATTAGGGAGGCAATCACTTGGGCAGCCTTAGCGAACTTAGAAGCCAATTCCTTCTAGAATCAATATCAGATAAATCACTCCAATGGCGATCACCCTTTACGGCGGACCACAAACTCGTGCTTCAATACCACGCTGGTATATGGAGGAGAAGAACATTGCATATAAGCTAATTGATGTCTCTGTGAGATCTGGCCAAAACCTCCAGGAAGATTTCCTATCAGTTAATCCATTCGGAAAACTTCCAGCAATGAGAGATGATTCTATTCTTGATGTCAGCGGAGGTAGCGCCACACTTTTTGAATCTGGCGCAATTTTACTCCACCTTGCAGAACATCACGGAAATGAAATCAGGCAACCTATTGATCGCTCTTTAATTAGTCAGTGGACACACTTTGCCAGCTCGACTTTGGCATTTGCAATTTTTGTGCCTGACCAGAAGGCGAAAATTCTGCCTAGGCTTCTTTCGGAGCTTGACTCTCAAATCAAGAGAGGGTTTTTAGTAGGAAGCCAGTGGGGCGCCGCTGATTGTGCGGTGAGCTCCCACCTTGCCTACATCAAGCTATTCTTCCCTGCTGAAGATCTGAGTGCATATCCAGAAGTGCAAGCCTTGATCGAAATGACTCGGCAACGCCCTGCATATAAAAAAGCAATGGGGATAGCCTGAAAGAACTGCTTTTCTGAAGTGGTATTGAATGCCATCACTTGAAGGTATAGGGAAAGCAGTATAACCTAATGTGATCGCACCAAAGTGAGAGCATTGCTATTGGGTATCTGATTAAGCAGCTCTTTATAGGATTTGCCTGTTGTTTGCCAACTGTTGCGGTACTCTCCAGAATTCTGAACCTGAAGCTCGCCTTGCGCAGCAACTTGCTTAGAGTGAGAGTAGAAAAATGCAGCAGTAAGGCTCATGAGACTTTAAAATAGTTGCTCATTTACCTTTAGAGTCATTTCTTAGATCAACGCCCAGATTTTTTAAAGACTTGACGGTATCCTCGACCGCAGGCACATAGGCGACCTTTCGCCTAATGCGATCAAGCATTTGTCGGATTTTTAGGTGAAGCTCTCCCATCATACTTTAGCTCTGCTAAAAGATATGGGATATACATAGCAGAAATTATCGGATCTGCACTTCGCGCTAACGTAATAATGACTCATCTCAACAATCCCTAACCTTAGGCTGGTTTCCAGGTGACACTGTGAAGTGCCTAAGAGTATCTACAGTTTTTCCATCTCCTTTAAATGACCTGATACTGGTTCTCTGCTAGGATGTAGGTCTTGTTTGTGAAGCCACGTAGTCAGAGCACTATAAAAGTACTAATCAACATTATTCTTAATTAGTGCTCTTGTGAATCACAGTAAGATGCAATTGCTATCTAGAAAAGCTTAATGTTACACGTGTCGATATGCTCTGAGCTTTTGGCTAAAGACGTTAGTATAACATCTTCTTGTTTCAAAAGACTTATACAGCTCAAAGCTAGTTGCTAGCCAGAGTTCTGCTGCAGTTTCTAAACTCTTGACCATCTGCGACATCAGGCACTTCTCCATAAACTTTTGCTCAGTGACCTTGCTAGTTAGGCAATTTTTGTAGCTGTACTAAGCTAACTTTGCATAGATAGTAGTTTTTGCTACTGTGAACTGACTCACTTCCAGGCTTCTTGATTCGAAGTGTCTCAAACAGAACATTCTGCTAGTTACCTCTTGCAAGATATAGAGTTTTCTCATTCAGAACTCTACTTGAAGATAGTAACTACCAAGACTTTTATATCTAGACTGCTAAATAATTTCTGCCGGTTATCCAAGGCTCGCTAGCAATACGAGGAGTTTGAGTCTTTATTGCTGTAAACCCTATTGCAGTCATTTACTAATGAAGGTCCAATTTCTATGAATTAGGTGAAGTCGAGAAACTATCTAGCATCAAATAGGTTATCTGCAGGCAGCTATATAGTAATCCAGAGGCCAGGCCCAAACTATTTATCGGGGCCACACCCGTTATAAAGATGATAGGCTTGACTAGGTACGAGTAGAAAGAATACGTTTAGTGCTAGTTTCACTTCTTAAGCCTTTAATGTATTTGCAGTTCTATTTTCTGCTTTTCCTCATCTCATAATCTCATGCTCAGGGAATCTGATTGCGTGGAGCATTACCGTTTCCCATCGTTAGACCTTCCAACCAAAACTGCGTCTGGCGCAACATGAGAGCCGAGATAATTGCTAGAGCAAGACCGATCCAGGAAAGCCACCCCAACTGTCCTAATCCTACAAGGGCCGATGCCAACCAAATCAAAGTCCACAACCAGGGTCTCAGCCTTGAAATACGCTGCAAGGCACTATAGCAGCTGCGGCAGTGAACAGTATGGCTTTTGTGGCGGTCCATCAGTGCTTGTAGGGGCTGATGGGGTGGTAGTGGTTCATTAGCAAAAGGTCCGCCACCATTGACGTTAAGCCAGTGATGTAGTGCTACCACATAGATATCTGCACTGGTTGGCAGAAAAAACTCCCGTTCAACTTTTGCACTGGCGCTAACTCTCGCTATAGTTCTTTCTTGGCAGTGGAGGAACACTTGATCATCTTCCAATACCTTATGGTTATTAATGTGCTGTAGCCAGCGAGGCCGCAAGTTAAGTAGTAAGCGCGGCAGTACCGATCGAAACTGGAAAGGGAATCTTGCAAATAGCCTACATTCACCACGCCGGATCGGCACAGCATAGACAACAGTGAGCAGTCGACCCAGGCCTTTAGCTGTTAAGTCATGCCACATCAATTGAGGGGCACAAAACTTGGTAGACTGGGCACCTAGCTTACCGCGCCGAGGACCCTCTTCCCACACAGCTTCAAAACCGCTTGCATCCTCACGTGTGATTACAGCTGCTATAGGAGCAGCTGTTTCACGTCGGCCGACAGTTCGGTGGTGAGTAAATGGTATATGGCTTACATCAAGCACATTTTCTAACAGGGTGACTGCATCCATCGGCAGATCCCGAAATGTGTCTTGTACCACCCAGCTATCTGGCTCTTCCTCTAGAGCGGGAACCAGGGGGAGCTGCAAAAGATTTGCTTCTGAGGGTTGACCGGTCCAGACAAACAGCAAACCTTGACCTATAGCTGTAGGCAGACTGGTGCAGTTAGAGCGTCGCCCTTCTGAACGGGTTCCCGCTTCTGCTTGCGGAATGTGACGGCACTGTCCATCACCATCAAAACTCCAGCCGTGATATGGGCATTCAAGCTGTCCCTCTGCATTGATACGTCCTTCGCTGAGTGGTACCAGGCGGTGAGGGCAAACATCGTGAAATGCACACCAGCTCTCTGTCGTTAAGTCCCACCAAAGAACCAGGTCTTCGCCTAGTAGGGTGAAGCTAATGGGGCGATGTTGGTCAAGGTCTTGCAGGTAGGCTACCGGCCACCATTGCTCGGTCCAAGTGGCATTCATGGCGGAGAATGTTGGAATCTAAGGAGGATATTGTTGCAAACCTGACCCATCATGAGGCAATGATTCAGCTGCGCCTATTATGGGCGCGTGTTTGAGTTTGACC
Protein-coding sequences here:
- a CDS encoding ArsR family transcriptional regulator codes for the protein MARLSNPLSSLCLGIIRNWVSVVRCGKGGLIDEQGTAWTRLPVSEITDQLAHEFHLEVNTRKIYRALKELEEAKLIRREQRLKHRYRRDYWYTLTKEAEAIIAAASARRFSRRKKPLPKAMKGATCRSDKTGQIKVTHVSQQYLNTPIKKTLTLSEAKEGQDKEKTEEKGIRTSQPGTSRYQERRRLERMWSWLKQSSKPLTDQLGVPTGSTHPQAQWKAAESSEAALPLVQKPRFVERPEKLVGIDKYGREVKEVWVSGFKYLVVD
- a CDS encoding glutathione S-transferase, whose protein sequence is MAITLYGGPQTRASIPRWYMEEKNIAYKLIDVSVRSGQNLQEDFLSVNPFGKLPAMRDDSILDVSGGSATLFESGAILLHLAEHHGNEIRQPIDRSLISQWTHFASSTLAFAIFVPDQKAKILPRLLSELDSQIKRGFLVGSQWGAADCAVSSHLAYIKLFFPAEDLSAYPEVQALIEMTRQRPAYKKAMGIA
- a CDS encoding cell death suppressor protein Lls1; the encoded protein is MNATWTEQWWPVAYLQDLDQHRPISFTLLGEDLVLWWDLTTESWCAFHDVCPHRLVPLSEGRINAEGQLECPYHGWSFDGDGQCRHIPQAEAGTRSEGRRSNCTSLPTAIGQGLLFVWTGQPSEANLLQLPLVPALEEEPDSWVVQDTFRDLPMDAVTLLENVLDVSHIPFTHHRTVGRRETAAPIAAVITREDASGFEAVWEEGPRRGKLGAQSTKFCAPQLMWHDLTAKGLGRLLTVVYAVPIRRGECRLFARFPFQFRSVLPRLLLNLRPRWLQHINNHKVLEDDQVFLHCQERTIARVSASAKVEREFFLPTSADIYVVALHHWLNVNGGGPFANEPLPPHQPLQALMDRHKSHTVHCRSCYSALQRISRLRPWLWTLIWLASALVGLGQLGWLSWIGLALAIISALMLRQTQFWLEGLTMGNGNAPRNQIP